Proteins encoded together in one Mus musculus strain C57BL/6J chromosome 16, GRCm38.p6 C57BL/6J window:
- the Atp5j gene encoding ATP synthase-coupling factor 6, mitochondrial isoform X1 codes for MVLQRIFRLSSVLRSAVSVHLKRNIGVTAVAFNKELDPVQKLFVDKIREYKSKRQASGGPVDIGPEYQQDLDRELYKLKQMYGKGEMDTFPTFKFDDPKFEVIDKPQS; via the exons ATGGTTCTGCAGAGGATCTTCAGGCTCTCCTCTGTCCTTCGGTCAGCAGTCTCTGTGCATTTGAAGAGGAACATTGGTGTTACAGCTGTGGCCTTTAATAAGGAACTTGATCCTGTACAGAAACTCTTCGTGGACAAGATAAGAGAGTACAAATCAAAGCGACA GGCATCTGGAGGACCTGTTGATATTGGCCCAGAGTATCAGCAAGATCTGGACAGAGAGCTTTATAAGCTTAAACAAATGTATGGTAAAGGAGAGATGGATACATTTCCTACCTTCAAATTTGATG ATCCCAAATTTGAAGTCATCGACAAACCCCAGTCCTGA